DNA sequence from the Malus sylvestris chromosome 10, drMalSylv7.2, whole genome shotgun sequence genome:
TTGGAATGGTAAAGTAAAGCTGCTGAAGTTTTCTCTCATAATTTCATATATTCATAGCAGATAGTGTCGAAAAGCAGTTCCAAAAGGTAAACGACAAAATGTCACCAATGGTCTTATATTCAGAAAGACTAATATTCAAAACTTTTGTAAATTAATCAGGATCTTTATTTTTGGATTAAATGTGCAATGAACCTTTAACTTTATCCCGAGTTTAATTTTGGTATCTAAACTTTTATATTAGCCTAGAAAGTTTCAAAATAGGGGAATTCTAGGGAAAAATTTTCAAGATTTGCGTAGTATGTGAAAACAAGTTTTTACATACTGTTTTATTGTTGAATGTAAGCTGTTTTGCAGCCTTGAGGTTTCAAACACAAGACCAGAAAAGGGTTTAAGTTTTACAACGGCTAGTTTTGTTTGAGTTCTAACGGCTAGTTTTTGGACATGTGTAGTATGTAGAATTCTAGTCACTTAGAACAAATGTAAGGCTAGGATAAGAACAAGTGAAGGGCTGAGGTTAACAAGTTCAGCTGTTGCCTCCGAGGTAGTGTACCTCTGCAATTCTTGCAGATAAGAATGTTTGTCCGACGATTATGTTTCTATGAATGAAATAACAATGCAGCAGCAATGTTTTGCTCACTGAAATTCTAGCCAAAAttcccttgttttgtttttgtcttgcATCACAGCTTCTGTCTAAAAAATCTGAACtttaacatttattttttcGTAGAAAGTTTCAGAAAGTGTTACGAGTATTTTAGCCATTAGATTTGATTTATACAACTGTTTagatcttttattttcaatttaaatcATTCATTTCCTTATCATTCAATACTACGTGGTACTGAAGAAATTTCCCTAGTGTTGGTCAAACTCAaagttagggttagggttagggttaagCAATCTGAGGCTCCAACTTGTATTTGCGCCGAACCCTGACTTTATATAAACGAATAGATATCTTGTAAGTATACTTTTTTGTATTTGTGATTAGGTACATCTGTTATGTGGATCTGTTTATGCCAAAAGAAGAGGTAGAATACAAATTGCGGCGTTAATGGTGCTCAACTTCACATGTATGGGATGTGATTGGGAGATATGATTCCATTATTGGTCAAGAAGGCACGACTAGGGTACAGATATGGTAACATGCTTTTTGGGTGGactctttttattattattattattattattcataTTCTCCCCCTCTCTCGCTAAACCACAAAATACGTCAGTTATAATTAGGTATCAAATTCATTATTCATGCGATTTAAAACTAACCCATATTACATACAAGTAGAAAAAAGTACCACTAAGACTGTAATGTTAATTACATTTAATTATTCTCGAGTCCAAGATCTGCTTTTCTTTTGTACAATCTGTTTGGGTTCTGTTTATTTttctagtttttagtttttctgCATGGAAATTAGCTAGAGAGAGGAAGGGAGCTGATTCTCGTTTATGCAGGTGCAAACAAtaacaaaaggaaaactaattaacTTGACTGCATGGGAAGTGGGAACTACTCCACCCATTTTTTGTGTGATAAGAAGTCAAAGCATCCAATGGCCAAAGAAAATGTCAAACCGTCACCGATAATTCCGCATGATTTACAACCAAGAACCAACAATTCTCCCAACGCCAAAACCAACGAATCGTATCGAATAATAATATTACAGACAGCTTTTGAGGAACGTCAAACAAACAGAAGAAGGAAGGTTTTGCTTTCCAACAgctagagaggagagagagagtgcacaAGCAGTCTCTCTTTTTGGATCTCTCGAAatattttatgttgttagtAAATTATTAGGGCATAATTTTAATCAAAACAAACACTAAACAAccttttgattaattaattaattaattacttgtTCTGTTTGATCTTTGAATTATCCTCCACTGTATCATATAGATTCATACTTACATCTTGTATAGTCTGTAGCTTCATTCCGTTCCCCCTGAGGATCGAAGGATCGGTTTTTATCGTGTTTATCTGGTTGATTATGAACCCGATTCGAGCATTTTCATCTCCTACAGAGTTGCCAGCTTCTTCCACAGCTTCTAAAGAACGCCCAGAAGATCATAGTTTTGATGGTAatctatacatacatacacattatatatataattatatgtatgtatgtatatgcagAAGATTGTTGCTGAAGAAATCTTAAATTTTCAATGCTTGTATTTTCTAATCATGAAAACTAAATCACTGCAAAATGACATGTATTGTGTGTTTTTCTAATTTCTGAATTAAGACAACAATTTTTCCTATCTCATTCTTTTGTGAAAAAATCACAATAAAACTTTTGCAAAAAGGATGCAATATGAACTGATTTCTGTGTAATCTTTTTGTTCTTTGGTTAGGCATTGCCACCAATGTGAAGTTATTATTAAAGCTAATCCAAGAGCAAAACGAGGCCTGCACAAAAGACAATGATGACAGGAAGATGCAAAGGGTGGCGGGAATGATGACGATAATTGATGATGTTAAAACCCGGATTCAGAAATCTCAAACCGTTAAGAGGAGAGCAGAGCTCCGGCGATGCAATACAGATCTTAGGCCAAATGTTCCAAGGGACAAAAGGCCTCCGGAGCCAGTAATTGATGAGAAAGAAAGGTTGAGAAGACAGCTTAGCGCAAGCTTGGCAGCGCGAAAAAGCCTAGAAATAATGTGTTCAGGCTTGGGAAAGGAGAACGAGATTATTGCATCGGAGCTTGCGAGAAAGGTTCATGAATTGACTGGGATGGAGGAACATATCAATGATCTTCGAGTGCAAAACGAGATGTTGTTGGCAAAAGTACAAGCTTTTGCAGCAGAGCACAAGGAGAAGAGGTGTGCCGGTGGTGGGGTAGAGATTCATGGGAATGCAGCACTCCAGGAGCGAAACAAGGCACTTTCGGAGCAACTTCTTAAGTCCCTTGATGGGTGTAGATCCTTAAAGAGAAAGATCAAGGACGCACAAAAGGAAAACAATGGGATGCACTCGACCATGGAGGAGATGGGGGTGGAAGTTCAAGAAGGCCTAGAACAAATACGCGCACTCAAGCAAAAGATTGCCACAAGCAATGAGCAAGCAGCAGATATCGAAGAGGAGATCTCAGCATTGGAGCATCTGTTTGAGAGCTTCAGTATGAAGATTTCGAAGCATGGGTCGAAAAAAGGTGAAAGTGCAAAACACAACACTGAGATCGACACTACTTAATTCGCCTCCTGTTGCATGAGAACAAAGGGTGACTATAAACCAGAAATGCCTGGTCTCTCTACTTTTGCAGTTTTGTCAGTCTGTCTTTCTGTTGCCAAGACACGAAAACAACTAAAATTCTTCGAGTTTATATAATAAACGAGGAAGCAGTTCTAATGTGTCAGAAGTAGAAGTGATTTAGTGATGTTGCATATTTGTTGTTCATGTGCATTTGACTAGTTCAGGTTTCTAGGTTGCATCTACCATGGCCCGAAAGAGTTGTATAATTCTGAGTTTTCTTCTCGTTTCGTTGTTCATCCTGGATAACAATAGTTGATAATGAAGAGATGTATATTTGAATCTGTGTGGAATCgcttattaattttaattctcgCATTCTTTTGTGAAGAAGAGTTTCGGTAACTAGTCAGCAGCTGCATCACACAATTTAACTGCTCAGCACAGATTTGATTCAAGAAATTCCCAAAACTTGGAGTTGTACATTGAAAGGATTAAAAACCACAATTGATTGGAAGCAACGAAGAATTACATAATCATTTATGTTTACGGTTTTGAAATAAGAAACTGGATCTGGAGAAGTTCTAAACATGTACACGACTTCTGCAGTATGTATACTATTTGGAATCAGAGAGATTTTGTAACTTGCAGGCAGCAATGGAGTTCAATACCCACGAGTTGCTTGCTACCTTGGCTCCAGCGGAGGTGGCCAAAGCCTTCGCATCAGCCCGCCTAGTGTTGAAAATTGTACTCTTCTTGCTGCAATGACATTGGTCAGGTAGCTCAAGGCTATAAATTATGAAGGTTTGACATTTGGGGGAACCAGCTGACAAGGCTTTCGGGCCCTCTGGAACAGGTTTTCTTTGCAAAATCGTTCCTCCAGCAGCTATTACAAGGTCTTGTAAATACCCCTTGTATGAAGGTATGAAGTCCCCCATGAAGTAAAACTTGAACCCCTCAAAAAGTTTTGGTTGCTGCATCCAAAAACAGTTTGTTAAAATTAAGTGTGTAACCTATTTATGTACTGAACAAGATTAACAATGCATATGGTGAAGCCATGAAAATCTTAAGTTTTCGTGATGATAGTTAAACTCGAGGAAAAGCTAACCTTGTTCTGCAGCCTTAGTCTACCAAGTCGAGGACCATCCCTGATTCCATAAATGTCAACGTTGATTTCATAAGGCTCTTCATCAACTAGTTTCATTGCTTCTGTGCAAGCATTAATCCCTGCACAAACAGACGGACAAACACATCTTTGATCCACTCTACGAACTGAAAGCGAGATCTTGCAAAACAATTATCAGTAATGTGAACATGTAAATCAATATCTCATTTCGGCTTCTGTACTCCATTA
Encoded proteins:
- the LOC126585614 gene encoding uncharacterized protein LOC126585614 → MNPIRAFSSPTELPASSTASKERPEDHSFDGIATNVKLLLKLIQEQNEACTKDNDDRKMQRVAGMMTIIDDVKTRIQKSQTVKRRAELRRCNTDLRPNVPRDKRPPEPVIDEKERLRRQLSASLAARKSLEIMCSGLGKENEIIASELARKVHELTGMEEHINDLRVQNEMLLAKVQAFAAEHKEKRCAGGGVEIHGNAALQERNKALSEQLLKSLDGCRSLKRKIKDAQKENNGMHSTMEEMGVEVQEGLEQIRALKQKIATSNEQAADIEEEISALEHLFESFSMKISKHGSKKGESAKHNTEIDTT